TCCGCTCAATACAACCACTTTCTGGCCTGGTTTTATTTTAACTATTTCACGGAAAGCGTCCAGGCCGTCAATACCGGGTTCCATCTTCATGTCCAGCACAATCAGGTCAAAAGAACGATTCCTGATCAACCCGATCGCTTCTTCTCCGCTTCCCGCAGTTTCCACTTTATAGTTATGCATTTCCAGCATTTTCAGAGCGAGCTGGCGCTGCTGCAGTTCATCGTCGACTACCAGAATTGTTTCCCCGTTTCCATCAGTGACTAACTCGATTTCCTCTTTTTCCGTTTTTTCCCGGCTGGCCGGGAAAAATATCCGGAAAATCGTTCTTTCTCCAAGCGTTGATTGCAGATCAATATAACCGTTGTGATAACGCACAGCTCCCCAGACTACCGCCAGTCCGAGACCTGTCCCGCTGCGTCCCTTGACTTTCTTGCTGTAGAACGGTTCGAAAATCCTGGACATCTCATTTTCCGGGATCCCGATTCCATTATCCACTACTTCCAGAACGACATATTCGCCTTCAGGAATCAACTCGAAACCTTTCACAGGCTTGTCCAGATTCTGATTCCTGGTGCTGAGATTGACTGATCCGGGCTTTCCAGCAGGAACAGCTTCGAAAGAATTTGCGAGCAGATTGAAAACCACTTTCCAGAGCTGATTCTGGGACCCGGACTGATTGAGCAGACCATTGTCCAGTTCAGTGATCAGGCTGACCTGAGGATGGGCAGCACAAAGTTCCAGCATGGATGTTGAACCCAGACATTCCCTCACAATCCCGTTCAGATTCAAGACTTTTCCGATCTCAGTGCCGCGCCTGGCCAGAGTCAGCAAGTCCTGGACAATGGCTGAGGCCCTTTTTCCTGAATTTTTAATGGTTTCAAGCGGCTCACGCAGATTACTGTCTTCCGGAAGTTCATGCAGTAAAAGGTCCGGATATGAAACAAGCCCCACCAGGATGTTATTAAGGTCATGTGCCACGCCTCCGGCCAGAAGTCCCAGGGATTCCATTTTTTCGGCTCTGGCGAGCTTTTCCTGCATCACCCTGAACTTGATTTCAGATTCGTGCAGGGAGCGGCCTGCCGAATCGAGTGAAATCAAGGAATTGTTGATGTCAACTGCCAGCGCAGAAATCTCATCGCTGCTTACGACGCTGACTCTGGCTGAAGGATCTCCAGCAGCTTTAATTTTCATCAATTCAGCGCTGAGATTTTCCAGTCTGTCCAGAATGAATTTTTTCATCAGAAAGCTCAGCAGAAAAATTGTCAGAATCAGCAAACCGATCAATCCGATCCGGAAAAATTCCAGGGTGTTGCATGCCATGCGGTAGATTTCACGCGTACGGCTGATTTTAAGCAGAATTGCCGGTTTCCCAAAAATATCATTTATCAGTCCGTAACCGAAAATTTCATTCTCTCCACCTATCACAGCTAAGGGTTCATCTGCCTGTACGAGGTCTTGACAGATGTTTTTGAATTCTCCGATTTCAGCAGAATAGTATGGGAATGCCGTTAGAATGAGATTAGTTCTGTCTGAAAGACTTTTCAGCCGGTTCTGGTTAAGACTGTAGCCGAGAACCTGATGCCC
The DNA window shown above is from Candidatus Wallbacteria bacterium and carries:
- a CDS encoding response regulator — protein: MTLRQKTLLIISLTALILNFGLLAISKRILLSRFQKIENLNTQVNVKRVIAAADDDAAQLRITSLDYCCWNDAYRFVQGLYPKFPDLNMLDSNFLSLQINFFLYFDSRENLVFSKAYDLENKITAEIPAGLIETAMSSKTQFANLDPDKTESGIIMLPSGPVYIAISPVLTSERKGPCMGHQVLGYSLNQNRLKSLSDRTNLILTAFPYYSAEIGEFKNICQDLVQADEPLAVIGGENEIFGYGLINDIFGKPAILLKISRTREIYRMACNTLEFFRIGLIGLLILTIFLLSFLMKKFILDRLENLSAELMKIKAAGDPSARVSVVSSDEISALAVDINNSLISLDSAGRSLHESEIKFRVMQEKLARAEKMESLGLLAGGVAHDLNNILVGLVSYPDLLLHELPEDSNLREPLETIKNSGKRASAIVQDLLTLARRGTEIGKVLNLNGIVRECLGSTSMLELCAAHPQVSLITELDNGLLNQSGSQNQLWKVVFNLLANSFEAVPAGKPGSVNLSTRNQNLDKPVKGFELIPEGEYVVLEVVDNGIGIPENEMSRIFEPFYSKKVKGRSGTGLGLAVVWGAVRYHNGYIDLQSTLGERTIFRIFFPASREKTEKEEIELVTDGNGETILVVDDELQQRQLALKMLEMHNYKVETAGSGEEAIGLIRNRSFDLIVLDMKMEPGIDGLDAFREIVKIKPGQKVVVLSGFSESDRVREVINHGAGRFLRKPYTVHDLTCAVRDVLNPAKN